The Desulfovibrio sp. Huiquan2017 genome includes a region encoding these proteins:
- a CDS encoding Hsp20/alpha crystallin family protein has product MASTKLNPWNWFKREHEQTLPVRRNDAGEGVPATPLDQFHAEFDRMVESMFSGFGLSNPVFRPGAMESRLRDMAIRPNVDVYGTDKEYVVQADLPGIEEKDLSVEVEGDVLILSAEKHSEEKTEDKGYYRVERSSGAFRRVLDLPDDVDRDKIKAKLDKGVLCVTMPRTGKSESGSRKIAIDGSAKA; this is encoded by the coding sequence ATGGCTAGCACCAAGCTGAACCCCTGGAATTGGTTCAAGAGGGAACACGAGCAGACCCTCCCGGTCCGTCGCAACGACGCGGGAGAAGGCGTACCCGCCACACCGCTGGACCAGTTCCACGCCGAATTCGACCGTATGGTCGAGTCCATGTTTTCCGGTTTCGGATTGTCGAACCCCGTTTTTCGCCCCGGCGCGATGGAGTCCCGTTTGCGGGATATGGCCATCCGTCCCAATGTGGACGTCTACGGCACGGACAAGGAATATGTTGTCCAGGCCGATCTCCCCGGTATCGAGGAGAAGGACCTGTCCGTGGAGGTCGAGGGCGATGTCCTGATCCTGTCCGCTGAAAAGCACAGCGAGGAAAAGACCGAGGACAAGGGCTACTATAGGGTGGAGCGCTCTTCGGGCGCTTTTCGCCGGGTCCTCGATCTGCCGGACGATGTGGACCGCGACAAGATCAAGGCCAAGCTCGACAAGGGCGTCCTGTGCGTGACCATGCCCAGGACCGGCAAGTCCGAGAGCGGGTCGCGCAAGATCGCCATCGACGGCTCGGCCAAGGCCTGA